One window of Dyadobacter sandarakinus genomic DNA carries:
- a CDS encoding glycoside hydrolase family 25 protein, whose product MAKKKTSASAETENYVKPLPAKGWAIIAGILLLIGGVLWYRDSKDENQWEFISEFGIKLPLRYAIHGIDVSHHNAKINWEKLKKARHGNVKIDFVYIKATEGATHLDRQFERNWREARRVGMKRGAYHFYNPRVMSDRQVQNFIGQVRIEPGDLPPVLDLETNANKPDDIIIKGVRNWLMQIEQHYGMRPIIYVNEHYYKKYIAGNFDDYPLWLAGYSRTHLNDLAADAQVLFWQHSEKGWADGIRGFVDYNVFLQEPDDWTQMGVYAE is encoded by the coding sequence ATGGCAAAAAAGAAAACCAGCGCATCCGCAGAGACAGAAAACTACGTAAAACCGCTTCCTGCCAAAGGTTGGGCCATTATTGCAGGAATTTTGCTCCTGATCGGCGGGGTACTCTGGTACCGCGACAGCAAGGATGAAAATCAATGGGAGTTTATCAGTGAATTCGGGATCAAGCTGCCCCTGCGGTATGCAATCCACGGGATAGATGTTTCACACCACAATGCGAAGATCAATTGGGAAAAGCTTAAAAAAGCCCGGCACGGAAATGTGAAGATTGACTTCGTATACATTAAAGCCACTGAAGGCGCCACCCACCTCGACCGGCAGTTTGAGCGCAACTGGCGCGAGGCCAGGAGGGTGGGGATGAAGCGGGGAGCGTACCATTTCTATAATCCGCGCGTCATGTCCGACCGGCAGGTGCAGAACTTCATTGGGCAGGTGCGGATCGAGCCGGGCGATCTTCCTCCGGTACTCGACCTGGAAACAAATGCAAACAAACCCGACGATATCATTATCAAAGGTGTACGCAACTGGCTCATGCAAATTGAGCAGCATTATGGCATGCGCCCGATCATTTACGTCAATGAGCATTATTACAAAAAGTACATTGCCGGCAACTTTGACGATTATCCCCTATGGCTGGCCGGCTACTCCCGCACGCACCTCAACGACCTCGCTGCCGACGCCCAGGTACTCTTCTGGCAGCACAGCGAAAAAGGCTGGGCCGACGGAATCCGCGGCTTCGTAGACTACAATGTTTTCCTGCAGGAACCCGATGACTGGACACAGATGGGCGTGTACGCCGAATAA
- a CDS encoding agmatine deiminase family protein — MSDLLTGSAATPKELGFTFPAEWHPHRATWLTFPHNDASWQGERLGKMRPQYLEFIKTISLGEQVGIVANDEKLKGYISEALDGVGVDLSKIEFVVKPTNDAWCRDHGPAFLINKNSGEKMIVDWGHNAWGGKYPPYDDDNRTPAAIAAHLGLPLTSPGIIMEGGAVEFNGAGSVLTSKSCLLNLNRNPHLNQGQIEEFLCNFYGVEQVLWVEGGIEGDDTDGHIDDTTRFVNEDTIVAAVEHDPHDDNYGILQTNLSMLKAMRLVNGKQLNIIELPMPKAVIIDDFRTPGSYANFLICNAGVIVPVFENPNDAVAIDILEKAFPDRKVIPLKATEIIWGQGSFHCLSQQEPLV, encoded by the coding sequence ATGTCCGACCTGCTTACCGGCTCCGCAGCTACCCCGAAAGAACTTGGTTTTACATTCCCTGCCGAGTGGCACCCGCACAGGGCCACGTGGCTCACCTTCCCGCATAACGATGCGTCGTGGCAGGGTGAGCGGCTCGGCAAAATGCGCCCGCAGTATCTTGAATTTATCAAGACGATCAGTCTGGGTGAGCAGGTAGGCATTGTCGCCAATGATGAAAAGCTCAAAGGCTACATTTCGGAAGCATTGGACGGGGTCGGTGTTGATCTTTCCAAAATCGAGTTTGTAGTAAAGCCCACCAATGATGCGTGGTGCAGGGATCACGGACCTGCATTTCTGATCAATAAAAATAGCGGTGAGAAAATGATCGTCGACTGGGGGCATAACGCCTGGGGAGGCAAATATCCGCCCTACGATGATGACAACCGTACTCCCGCTGCCATCGCAGCGCACCTCGGGCTGCCGCTCACTTCTCCGGGCATTATCATGGAAGGCGGTGCAGTGGAATTCAATGGGGCGGGAAGCGTACTGACGAGCAAATCCTGCCTGCTGAACCTCAACCGCAACCCTCACCTGAACCAGGGGCAGATTGAAGAATTTCTTTGCAACTTCTATGGTGTGGAGCAGGTACTCTGGGTAGAGGGCGGCATTGAAGGCGACGATACGGACGGACACATTGATGATACCACGCGGTTTGTCAATGAAGATACAATCGTGGCTGCCGTTGAGCACGACCCGCATGATGATAACTATGGCATTTTGCAGACAAATCTTTCCATGCTGAAAGCAATGCGGCTGGTCAATGGAAAACAGCTCAACATCATTGAGCTGCCTATGCCAAAAGCAGTAATTATCGACGACTTCCGTACGCCCGGCTCCTATGCCAATTTCCTAATCTGTAATGCCGGTGTCATCGTACCCGTATTTGAAAATCCGAACGATGCAGTTGCCATCGACATTCTTGAAAAAGCCTTTCCGGACCGGAAGGTTATCCCGCTGAAAGCGACGGAGATCATCTGGGGCCAGGGAAGCTTTCACTGCCTGAGCCAGCAGGAGCCGCTGGTCTGA
- a CDS encoding pyridoxal phosphate-dependent aminotransferase, with protein sequence MNQKIDRRNLLKSGLMAIGGMTLAPHLSMGAFTNAPLLLDPERRIYRSPMVREHFLPSDFKAPKIVARLSSNENPYGPPMSAQKAVADSVKNGNRYAWKEMYDLIDKIAKKEGVPADHIMMGPGSSDLLEKVALVLFMNGGNVVSADPCYMSLIQVAKSVGATWKAVPCTADWSHDLKAMEAAVDKDTKLVYVCNPNNPTGAITKGSDLLDFCSRVSEKVPVFVDEAYIELAVGADTQSMVSLLTQKKNVIVARTFSKIMGMAGIRVGYMAAQPAFLERINKITRGGMGISYTSIFAASASLDDQEFQGSTRKLNHEAKQYLYENLDKMGYKYIPSYTNFVLFPVSMPGKELLTKMTAKGISIRSFDIQNKPWCRVSIGTMDEMKAFVGALGQLS encoded by the coding sequence ATGAACCAGAAAATTGACCGCCGCAATCTCCTGAAATCGGGTTTAATGGCCATCGGAGGAATGACGCTGGCGCCGCACCTGAGTATGGGCGCATTTACCAATGCTCCCCTGCTCCTGGATCCAGAGCGTAGAATTTACCGCAGCCCCATGGTACGGGAACATTTCCTGCCGTCGGATTTCAAAGCGCCCAAGATTGTGGCACGCCTGAGCTCGAACGAAAATCCCTACGGCCCGCCTATGTCCGCCCAGAAAGCGGTAGCGGACTCTGTTAAAAACGGCAACCGGTATGCCTGGAAAGAAATGTATGACCTGATCGACAAGATCGCGAAGAAGGAAGGTGTACCGGCCGACCACATTATGATGGGCCCCGGCTCATCTGACCTGCTTGAAAAGGTGGCTTTGGTGCTTTTCATGAATGGCGGAAATGTGGTATCGGCCGATCCTTGCTACATGTCGCTGATCCAGGTAGCTAAATCGGTAGGTGCCACATGGAAAGCGGTGCCTTGTACGGCAGACTGGTCGCACGACCTCAAAGCCATGGAAGCTGCCGTGGATAAGGATACGAAGCTGGTATATGTATGTAATCCCAACAATCCGACGGGGGCTATCACCAAAGGTTCCGACCTGCTCGACTTCTGCTCACGGGTATCCGAGAAAGTACCTGTATTTGTAGACGAAGCCTATATTGAGCTCGCCGTAGGTGCTGACACCCAAAGCATGGTGTCGCTGCTTACGCAGAAGAAAAACGTAATCGTGGCCCGCACATTCTCAAAAATCATGGGCATGGCAGGAATCCGCGTGGGCTATATGGCAGCCCAGCCCGCATTCCTGGAACGGATCAACAAGATCACACGCGGCGGAATGGGCATTTCGTATACATCCATTTTCGCAGCGTCTGCCAGTCTGGATGACCAGGAGTTTCAGGGTAGTACCCGCAAACTTAATCACGAAGCCAAGCAGTACCTGTACGAAAACCTGGATAAAATGGGATACAAGTACATTCCATCCTACACCAACTTCGTACTCTTTCCGGTGAGTATGCCCGGCAAGGAGCTCCTTACAAAAATGACGGCCAAAGGCATCTCAATCCGCTCCTTTGACATCCAGAACAAACCCTGGTGCCGCGTCAGCATCGGTACAATGGATGAAATGAAAGCATTTGTAGGAGCGCTGGGGCAGTTGAGTTAG
- a CDS encoding SusD/RagB family nutrient-binding outer membrane lipoprotein — MKNIFRHKSILSAVLAGTLAAGSCTGDFDKMNVSPNSPTSIGPQYLLPTGIETSIDRYWGHRERFERINIDAAELYVQHLTRNIYSNEGDDYTVSPALLSNNWRGFYNEGLLNFQRIIVQTREGSENPNANYEGIALVMRTWVFSLLTDMYGSIPYSDAIRGTADQPNYTPKYDSMEDIYAGMLADLKTANEKLTVGGPMVAGDILYSGDILKWKKFANSLRLRLANRQAAKKPAESKAIMTEILSDASKFPVFTSNADNASLKCTTVLPSNNEWNQILIQGGRTDWNISKTLADRMNELGDTRITVYANANKDGLYQGHPNGLPDAIATSYLATSSTIGDAFTKADAPEVIMTFADLNFILAEAALDGDITGDAKQYFEKGITASFGQYGLTVPAGYLAKVGAVTREKVLEQKWISLYGQGVEAWIEWRRTGLPVFPSHDPRAVLQNGGILPTRFNYPSSEYSLNKGSVDAGTSLNGGPDDMKTKLWWAEK; from the coding sequence ATGAAAAACATATTCAGACATAAAAGCATACTGAGCGCCGTACTGGCAGGAACGCTGGCGGCGGGCAGCTGTACCGGGGATTTTGACAAAATGAATGTCAGCCCCAACAGTCCTACTTCCATTGGCCCCCAGTACCTGCTGCCCACTGGCATAGAAACATCCATCGACCGCTACTGGGGCCACCGGGAACGTTTTGAAAGGATTAATATCGATGCGGCCGAGCTCTATGTACAACATCTTACCCGCAACATTTACAGCAATGAAGGCGACGATTACACTGTGTCTCCCGCTCTGCTATCAAACAACTGGCGTGGCTTTTACAATGAGGGGCTCCTAAACTTCCAGCGCATTATTGTGCAAACCAGGGAAGGCTCGGAGAATCCCAATGCCAACTACGAAGGCATTGCGCTGGTCATGAGGACCTGGGTATTTTCGCTGCTCACGGACATGTACGGCTCAATCCCCTACTCGGATGCGATCCGGGGCACGGCCGACCAGCCCAATTACACGCCCAAATACGACTCCATGGAGGATATTTATGCAGGTATGCTCGCCGACCTGAAAACGGCCAATGAAAAGCTGACGGTAGGCGGGCCGATGGTTGCAGGTGATATCCTGTATTCGGGAGATATTCTGAAATGGAAAAAATTTGCAAACTCGCTGCGGCTGCGGCTCGCCAACCGCCAGGCAGCCAAAAAACCGGCAGAGTCGAAAGCGATTATGACCGAGATCCTTTCTGATGCATCGAAATTCCCGGTTTTTACGAGTAATGCAGACAATGCCTCATTGAAATGCACCACGGTACTGCCGAGCAATAACGAATGGAACCAGATCCTGATCCAGGGCGGGCGTACGGACTGGAACATTAGTAAAACACTGGCCGACCGCATGAATGAGCTGGGAGATACGCGCATTACGGTTTATGCCAATGCAAATAAGGATGGCCTGTACCAGGGTCACCCCAACGGACTACCCGACGCTATTGCAACCAGTTACCTCGCCACCAGTTCCACCATCGGGGATGCATTCACCAAAGCTGATGCACCCGAGGTGATCATGACCTTTGCAGACCTGAATTTTATCCTGGCCGAAGCTGCGCTGGATGGTGATATCACGGGTGATGCCAAGCAGTATTTTGAAAAAGGAATTACGGCTTCTTTCGGTCAGTACGGATTAACTGTACCTGCCGGCTACCTGGCAAAGGTTGGGGCTGTGACCCGGGAGAAAGTACTTGAACAAAAATGGATTTCCCTGTACGGACAGGGTGTGGAAGCCTGGATTGAGTGGCGGCGCACGGGACTGCCTGTTTTTCCGTCGCATGATCCGCGTGCGGTATTGCAAAACGGCGGCATACTTCCTACCCGTTTCAATTATCCTTCTTCCGAGTATTCTCTCAACAAAGGATCGGTAGACGCCGGTACCAGCCTCAACGGCGGTCCCGACGACATGAAGACCAAGCTCTGGTGGGCAGAAAAGTAA
- a CDS encoding SusC/RagA family TonB-linked outer membrane protein, with product MRKVLLLFLWACLFSPLVFGQSRQVSGKITASDDDLGLAGASVIFKGTNIGTNADADGKFSFSVPGDGVLVISYVGFLIKELPLGNQTNFDIKLEADTRQLAEVVVTAFGIERQRKALGYTVQEVKGSALTESRSTNVANALSGKIAGVRVQSNGGPGSGSTIQIRGSSSVSGNNQPLIVIDGVPMEQTASKTYGGGISEVNPDNIKEMSVLKGPNAAALYGSRAANGVIIITTKNGQGTKGLGVDINSNVTFERPWIKPDFQNTYGGGNGYRTWYNDGWSGSISDPAEIAQYRAVYDTRYPLAGSEGTDESWGAPMDGRLVRQWWTGDDVAPLTPQPNNWNEYWATGRTITNSVALSGGNDKGFFRLGLSRLDQKGIMYYNDFHRNNFRINSGYNLTKNLSITLSGEYIKSGSDNKSYSGGQEFIWSHRHVSWDQLRDYESYADVHNQRGNDTDPPNWQHTFFTNPYFSQKKLPSGNEKDRVLGNIALNYKILPSLSVMLRSGTDYWSDTRINVSNFNRVRNGVRTPGRFSEEVLRSQETNSDFIFTYNKDISKDFGLNVQFGGIQRTNYYKRNYFYVGEMVVDGLYNAGNSVPSQNKIESEIRKSETQSLFGTANFSWRNSVFLDLTARNDWSSTLPSNARSYFYPSASLSTVFTELMDLKSDVLSFGKVRVSYALVGNDATPYQLAQTFLAGDPWNGSIPKFTENTQIANSTLKPEITTGFEAGADLRFWKGKLGLDITYYDQTTRDQILGVEISKASGYNTRILNAGKLTNKGIEITLTGSPVKLSNGFSWDVSLNYARNRNKVVELAEGLTTYTLATQRGMSSEARVGQPYGTFYGVGFQKAPDGQVVYGANGLPLTAANQRLGNIQPDWIGGMVNTFNFKGFSLSALVDVRVGGDIYDEGTGTARWTGQYAETALGREEGVIGRGVREVTAADGNKSYVPNDIIVTANQLYGYSNPRNYHESAIFDASYVKLRELSLGYSVSPAFLKRIKVQSAKISLVGRNVWMIFKNTPHIDPEIDAKGGNQQGFGYGELPSSRSMGMNLSLSF from the coding sequence ATGCGTAAAGTTTTACTCCTGTTTTTATGGGCATGTTTGTTTTCTCCGCTTGTGTTTGGTCAGTCGCGGCAGGTCAGCGGAAAAATAACGGCTTCTGACGACGATCTGGGCCTTGCAGGGGCTTCTGTCATTTTTAAGGGTACCAATATCGGCACCAATGCCGATGCCGATGGTAAGTTCAGCTTCTCTGTTCCAGGCGACGGCGTTCTTGTCATTTCATACGTAGGCTTTCTCATCAAGGAACTTCCCCTTGGCAATCAGACAAACTTTGACATTAAACTTGAAGCCGATACGCGGCAGCTGGCCGAAGTGGTGGTAACCGCATTTGGTATCGAGCGCCAGCGCAAGGCATTGGGGTATACGGTGCAGGAAGTAAAAGGGAGTGCATTGACCGAGTCACGCTCAACCAATGTGGCGAATGCACTTTCAGGAAAAATCGCCGGGGTGCGGGTACAGTCCAATGGCGGGCCGGGCAGCGGCTCTACTATCCAGATCCGCGGCTCCTCGTCTGTTTCCGGCAATAACCAGCCCCTGATTGTTATCGACGGGGTTCCAATGGAACAAACAGCAAGCAAAACGTACGGTGGCGGTATTTCCGAGGTCAATCCCGACAACATCAAAGAAATGTCGGTGCTGAAAGGTCCCAATGCCGCAGCCCTTTACGGCTCCCGTGCGGCAAACGGAGTAATCATTATCACAACCAAAAACGGCCAGGGAACCAAAGGACTTGGGGTGGACATCAATTCGAATGTTACCTTCGAACGTCCCTGGATCAAGCCCGACTTTCAGAATACCTATGGGGGTGGCAATGGTTACCGTACCTGGTACAATGATGGCTGGAGCGGCAGCATCAGCGATCCGGCCGAAATCGCGCAGTACCGGGCAGTGTATGATACGCGCTACCCGCTGGCCGGCTCGGAAGGTACCGACGAAAGCTGGGGAGCGCCCATGGACGGCCGTCTGGTGCGGCAGTGGTGGACCGGTGATGACGTAGCTCCGCTGACACCACAACCCAACAACTGGAATGAGTACTGGGCAACAGGCCGCACGATCACCAACAGTGTGGCACTTTCAGGAGGAAATGACAAAGGTTTTTTCCGGCTTGGTCTCAGCCGGCTGGACCAGAAAGGGATCATGTATTACAATGATTTTCACAGAAACAACTTCCGCATCAACTCGGGATATAACCTCACCAAGAATCTCAGCATCACTTTATCCGGCGAATACATCAAGTCGGGCTCAGACAATAAAAGCTACAGTGGCGGACAGGAATTCATCTGGTCACACCGGCATGTATCCTGGGACCAGCTGCGCGACTATGAAAGCTATGCAGATGTGCATAACCAGCGTGGCAATGATACCGACCCGCCCAACTGGCAGCATACGTTCTTTACAAACCCCTATTTCTCACAAAAGAAACTGCCGTCCGGGAATGAAAAGGACCGGGTACTGGGCAACATTGCACTGAACTACAAAATCCTGCCGTCTCTCAGCGTAATGCTCCGGAGCGGTACTGACTACTGGTCTGATACGCGCATTAACGTATCGAACTTCAACCGCGTGCGGAATGGCGTACGTACGCCGGGAAGGTTCTCCGAGGAAGTACTCCGCAGCCAGGAAACCAATTCGGATTTCATTTTTACGTACAACAAGGACATCAGCAAAGACTTTGGTCTGAACGTGCAGTTTGGAGGTATTCAACGTACCAATTATTACAAAAGAAATTACTTCTATGTAGGCGAGATGGTGGTGGACGGGCTGTACAATGCAGGCAACTCGGTACCCAGCCAGAACAAGATTGAAAGTGAGATCCGCAAGTCCGAAACCCAGAGCTTGTTCGGAACTGCCAACTTCTCCTGGCGAAACTCGGTATTCCTCGACCTGACGGCACGCAATGACTGGTCGAGCACGCTTCCCAGCAATGCACGCTCGTACTTTTATCCCTCGGCGTCGCTGAGCACGGTCTTCACCGAACTCATGGACCTGAAAAGCGATGTACTTTCATTTGGTAAAGTGCGTGTAAGTTATGCCCTGGTAGGAAATGATGCCACGCCCTACCAGCTCGCGCAAACTTTCCTGGCCGGCGATCCATGGAACGGTTCAATACCAAAATTCACAGAAAACACGCAGATCGCCAACTCCACCCTCAAACCTGAAATTACCACAGGCTTTGAAGCCGGCGCCGATCTGCGGTTTTGGAAAGGCAAGCTCGGGCTCGACATCACTTACTACGATCAAACGACCCGCGACCAGATCCTGGGCGTCGAGATCTCGAAGGCATCGGGCTATAACACGCGGATCCTGAATGCCGGAAAACTGACCAACAAGGGCATTGAGATAACCCTTACGGGATCACCTGTAAAACTGTCCAATGGTTTCAGCTGGGATGTATCGCTGAACTATGCCCGCAACCGTAACAAGGTTGTTGAGCTCGCAGAAGGACTCACGACCTACACCCTGGCAACCCAGCGCGGTATGTCCTCGGAAGCGCGGGTGGGTCAGCCTTACGGCACATTTTACGGAGTAGGATTCCAGAAAGCCCCGGACGGCCAGGTTGTATACGGTGCCAATGGTCTTCCGCTAACCGCAGCCAACCAGCGCCTGGGCAATATTCAGCCTGACTGGATCGGCGGCATGGTGAATACCTTCAACTTCAAGGGTTTTTCACTGAGCGCCCTGGTGGATGTGCGTGTAGGCGGTGATATATATGATGAAGGTACCGGTACTGCGCGCTGGACAGGCCAATATGCCGAAACCGCGCTGGGACGTGAAGAAGGGGTAATTGGTCGGGGCGTGCGCGAGGTAACTGCCGCAGACGGCAACAAATCCTACGTACCGAATGACATTATCGTTACTGCCAACCAGCTTTACGGGTACAGTAACCCACGGAATTACCATGAGTCGGCCATTTTTGATGCGAGTTATGTCAAACTGAGAGAGTTGTCACTTGGGTACAGCGTGTCGCCTGCTTTCCTGAAAAGGATCAAGGTACAATCTGCCAAGATATCGCTGGTAGGCCGGAACGTGTGGATGATCTTCAAAAACACCCCCCACATTGATCCCGAGATCGATGCCAAAGGCGGCAACCAGCAAGGCTTCGGCTACGGCGAGCTGCCCAGCTCGCGCAGTATGGGTATGAACCTGTCGCTATCATTCTGA
- a CDS encoding carbon-nitrogen hydrolase, with amino-acid sequence MTKKVNIGIVQMSCTADVEANFQKAIAKIREAAAQGAQIVCLQELFKSLYFCDVEDHSNFALAEAIPGPSTEALSSLARELGVVIIASLFEKRAHGLYHNTTAVLDADGTYLGKYRKMHIPDDPGYYEKFYFTPGDAPASQADSDGYRIFNTRFAKIGVLICWDQWYPEAARITSLMGAEILFYPTAIGWDTNETDPQINEEQYGAWQTIQRGHAVANGVYVVAVNRVGREADQQFWGGSFIANPHGRLLYLAPHEEEVTHVQELDLQKLDVYRTTWPFLRDRRIDSYQPILKRFIDQPE; translated from the coding sequence ATGACTAAAAAAGTAAACATAGGTATCGTACAAATGAGCTGTACGGCTGATGTTGAAGCCAATTTTCAGAAAGCTATTGCCAAAATCCGCGAGGCCGCCGCGCAGGGAGCCCAGATCGTCTGCCTGCAGGAATTGTTTAAATCATTGTATTTCTGTGACGTAGAGGATCATAGCAATTTTGCATTGGCCGAAGCCATTCCTGGTCCGTCCACCGAAGCACTGAGCAGCCTGGCCCGTGAGCTGGGTGTGGTGATCATCGCATCCCTGTTCGAAAAACGTGCACACGGCCTCTACCATAATACAACTGCAGTGCTGGACGCAGACGGTACTTACCTGGGCAAATACCGCAAAATGCACATTCCGGATGACCCCGGCTATTACGAAAAATTTTACTTCACCCCGGGCGATGCGCCTGCGAGCCAGGCTGACAGCGACGGGTACAGGATATTTAATACCCGGTTTGCAAAAATCGGCGTGCTGATCTGCTGGGACCAGTGGTACCCTGAGGCAGCACGTATCACAAGCCTGATGGGTGCCGAGATCCTGTTTTATCCGACTGCAATCGGATGGGATACCAACGAAACCGATCCGCAGATCAACGAAGAGCAATATGGCGCATGGCAGACCATCCAGCGCGGACACGCCGTAGCCAATGGTGTGTATGTTGTAGCGGTCAACCGCGTCGGGCGTGAAGCGGATCAGCAATTCTGGGGCGGCTCGTTTATCGCCAACCCGCATGGAAGATTGCTGTACCTTGCCCCGCATGAAGAAGAGGTGACCCACGTTCAGGAACTTGACCTTCAGAAACTGGATGTATACCGTACCACCTGGCCCTTCCTGCGCGACCGGCGCATTGATTCTTACCAGCCGATCTTGAAGCGTTTTATTGATCAACCAGAATAA
- a CDS encoding glycosyltransferase family 9 protein, whose amino-acid sequence MNKPAKFLILRFSSIGDIILTTPVVRCLKNQYPEAEVHYCTKAKFGFLLADNPYIDKAWLLENNTTELLKSLKAEKFDYIIDLHNNIRTLRFKLTLGARAFSFDKLNVQKWLLTRLRINYLPDVHIVHRYMDTLRTLKITNDGQGLDYFIPYKDNVEPGWLPDTHRQGYVAYAIGGQHHTKKLPVERMVELCRKINYPVVLLGGKEDFENGEIVRHSLGDRMIYNGCGKYNFNQSASLVERAVVVFSHDTGLMHVAAALKKKVYSIWGNTVPQFGMYPYKTPFEVLENNNLSCRPCSKIGYDKCPLQHFKCMNELPFNFTIKELPGNN is encoded by the coding sequence GTGAATAAACCCGCCAAATTCCTGATCCTCCGGTTTTCGTCTATCGGTGACATAATCCTGACCACGCCCGTGGTGCGTTGCCTGAAAAACCAGTATCCGGAAGCAGAAGTGCATTATTGTACCAAAGCAAAATTCGGCTTTTTACTGGCAGACAATCCGTATATCGACAAAGCCTGGCTACTGGAAAACAATACAACTGAGCTGCTGAAATCACTTAAGGCGGAAAAGTTTGACTACATCATTGACTTGCACAATAACATCCGCACGCTTCGCTTCAAGCTTACGCTGGGCGCCAGGGCATTCAGTTTTGACAAGCTGAATGTACAGAAGTGGCTGCTCACCCGGCTCCGGATCAACTACCTGCCCGATGTCCACATTGTGCACAGGTACATGGATACGCTGCGTACTCTCAAAATTACCAATGACGGGCAGGGACTCGATTATTTTATACCCTATAAAGACAATGTAGAACCTGGCTGGTTGCCGGATACCCACCGGCAGGGCTATGTGGCCTATGCAATCGGCGGCCAGCATCATACCAAAAAGTTGCCCGTGGAAAGAATGGTAGAGCTTTGCAGGAAAATCAACTATCCTGTGGTATTGCTCGGTGGGAAGGAAGACTTTGAAAATGGTGAAATTGTAAGGCATTCGCTGGGTGACCGGATGATCTATAATGGGTGCGGAAAGTACAATTTCAACCAGTCAGCTTCGCTGGTTGAGCGGGCGGTTGTTGTGTTTTCTCACGATACCGGACTTATGCACGTAGCAGCCGCATTGAAGAAGAAAGTGTACTCCATCTGGGGAAATACGGTGCCGCAGTTTGGCATGTACCCGTACAAAACTCCGTTCGAGGTGCTGGAAAACAATAATCTGAGCTGCCGGCCATGCTCCAAGATAGGCTATGATAAATGTCCGCTGCAGCATTTCAAATGTATGAACGAGCTTCCTTTCAACTTCACGATTAAAGAACTACCCGGCAACAATTAG
- a CDS encoding lysophospholipid acyltransferase family protein translates to MQSLITRLFLRLLNSVSRLSWKNLYYASDIFRFFAFDVFQYRKKVIHTNLKNSFPLSSEKTIHTIARKFYRNFADIIFETIKLRSVSKTDLLGRCELDPALLDYYHEKKQSVVVVAGHLGNWEMINLFAAARISYQMVIVYHELANEVAEAWIKDIRTRFGTEMVPMRDAISQALIPRSEPIIYILINDQSPAPAKAYWTTFLNQDTGVFRGGELIARKLNCPVLYMGVQRDEYSRGRYHIHLSLVTDNPRDVPMNGILEKQIKFLEKDITDQPDNWLWSHRRWKHARPHRLLPSQQLQELKSE, encoded by the coding sequence ATGCAATCATTGATTACCCGGTTATTTCTCAGGCTTCTGAACTCGGTTTCCAGGCTGTCGTGGAAAAACCTGTACTATGCTTCGGACATCTTCCGGTTCTTCGCTTTTGACGTTTTTCAGTACCGTAAAAAGGTCATCCACACCAACCTGAAAAACAGCTTCCCGCTTTCCAGTGAAAAAACGATCCACACGATCGCCCGGAAGTTTTACAGGAATTTTGCGGATATCATCTTCGAAACGATCAAACTCAGGAGCGTTTCCAAAACCGACCTGCTGGGACGCTGCGAGTTGGATCCTGCACTTCTGGACTATTACCATGAGAAAAAACAAAGTGTAGTGGTCGTGGCAGGACATCTGGGAAACTGGGAAATGATCAACCTTTTTGCTGCCGCCAGGATCAGCTACCAGATGGTGATCGTGTACCATGAGCTCGCCAATGAAGTAGCCGAAGCATGGATAAAAGATATCCGCACGAGGTTCGGGACCGAAATGGTGCCGATGCGGGATGCAATTTCACAAGCATTGATACCCCGTAGTGAGCCCATCATTTACATACTGATCAACGACCAGAGCCCCGCGCCGGCGAAAGCATACTGGACCACGTTCCTCAACCAGGATACGGGCGTGTTCCGCGGAGGAGAGCTCATTGCCCGCAAGCTCAACTGCCCGGTGCTGTACATGGGCGTGCAGCGGGACGAGTACAGCCGCGGACGTTACCACATACACCTTAGCCTCGTGACCGACAATCCGCGCGATGTTCCGATGAATGGTATCCTGGAAAAACAGATCAAATTTCTGGAAAAAGACATTACAGATCAGCCTGATAACTGGCTATGGAGCCACCGCCGGTGGAAACATGCGCGCCCCCACAGGCTTTTGCCCTCACAGCAACTTCAAGAACTAAAAAGTGAATAA